GCtaaaagagttaaggttaggggaacgatcagctaaaagggttaggggaagtaGCTAAaatgtagtaagtagttgaaagttgctaattagcaaaAATGCTCAAGTTGTCCTTGATGACATTCAAACTCGCAACCTTAAGGTTGCTAGACAATCGCGTTACACGCCCCACCCACCCTACTTTAATttatttgagtgtcccggatttacatttactatgttacgtctagtctatgagaccaggctgagagaTCTGATGGGTGAAAAACATGCCAAAAATAGCAGGCTCAAAGCAGATACCCATGAATAAAAGTCATGGTCTGTTTTATTTTCATGTGCAGACTTTTAGTAGGCTAACATACTCATTGACAATCAAAGCAGCGACACAGAATGCGAAATAGAGATGGTTCTGAGAGTTGCGGGGTCTATGGTTCCCCCTCAGAGAGGTCCATGAGGTTGGGGCTGAAGAAGTTTTTCATAAGTCTCTCCAGTGACCCCTTGTGGTTGTTGCTGGCCTCCCCAGATTGTGAGCCAGCAGAGTGTGGTTTGAGGGCAGGGGAGAGGCCCGGGGTGTAGCGCGGGATGAGGTTGAGTGCGGTGGGgggcagcagggaggaggagcGGGTCTGGGCGGTGTGGAGACCCTCCATGGCACTGGACAACCAGATGAGTCTCTTCAGGCTCTGGATGGTTCTGCCACGGTCATGCATCAGCTGGTGCTCCGTTACCGCTCGCCTgctggagtggagaggaggggaggagtagaggaaagaggaggggtgaggggggcaGAGATATGTATTAttgagcagggagggagaggagtacAGTAATATCTTCAGGAAAATAATGTGATAGAAAGATGATAaaggaggagagacaaggaggagaGAGCTGTAGTGTGTAGTTTGCTCACAACAAATACAAGGTGTGAAAAATAGACTTCAGGAACTTTCAGCATGTTTAAAagtatatataaaaaacaataaAGGAATTAACCTTAAGAGGAACCAGAGACTTACTTTTCATTCTCCTGACAGTGACCGACTGTGAAGACGACAAGAACCATGACAGCAACGGCCTGCACATGCTTTTGGGATACCAGCATCGTCTGCAGAGATCGAACGTTCACAAAAACTTCATGTAATTCCTCAAAACTCACTGGGGCCATACTTacaaacattagaaaaagttTCATTTCAAACGCTACATGTTAGCTGTTCCCATTACATAACCTGGCACATGTATCCCCATGCTAACCTGAGCAGTGACAGTGATTATTTCCTGTAACAAATTCTGCATCCTTGACTAGTGTAACAGGTTTGTTGTTCTTGAATACAGCCTTCTGCCTCTGTCAGTCAAAGGTGTACCTCGTTCTATTTAAGGGCGTGATTCTGAAATCTGTGCTTAACTTTTGTTTCAGAGTATACCCTAACAATGGTAAAGGCTGACATGTCATAGGAGGATGGGAGAGGCGCCCATGGTGTAGCGAAAATAGATTTGAATCATTAGTGATGTTCTATGGTGCCCATCTCCGTTGGTGCCGCTCTCCTTCTCCCCTGGCGTCCCCTCCTGGGTTGTTGGTATGTTTTGTATGTTGGCCGGAGTTAAACAACTTAAATGTGATAGCTTGATTATTTAATaatgggtggtggtgatgatttAAATGATCAGAAGATTCTTTACAGAGTGGAAGGCGCTGAAGATGTTCCAGTCTAAACTTTCTATTGTGAATCACATAGATGTTTGTTTTATACCTGGTCTGTTAATTCCCATGCTCCACATTTAAAGAACCTGTGTTTTAGTTTCGGTAAATCCCCCACTTTATGTTTGACGACAGTCGGCAGAGAACGGAGCATTGGAATATTTTAAGCGTTAAATTAAATCATTTGAAGGTAATCTTTTTTAGTATAGACATGGGATAACTATAGTTTGAAGTATGCTTTGTGGAATGTAATGATTGATTCGGTGGAACAAATAGCTTAGTTTGAGGTGACTACATATTTGTGGAATGAGTATGCTATTCCAATCTGTCTGACCGTCCTATTTGAAGAGtttaaaatctaaaaaaaaagacaaggtgggatcttttagGGTTTGCACAATTCATTATgtgagaaatggcggtggaaacgctttcatgcgcaaatattgatataataaccatcatatcgaagtaaacttggagtcacctAATGACATTTTGTGTGGTCCTCGTACTACGACTCGGGATGACATGCCGTTTTAATAGGCTACAGATGCACTAAATTATGATGAACATCACAAGGTGGTAAAAATGCAAGGCGATGAGCTTGATgcacctttccaataaatatcgagggtcttattctggtgacatgataacTGATCTTTGGCTGCCATTTGATAAATTGGAATAATCTCGCTCTCTTTTAACACGTTTAGATGGTTTTTCGGCCAGCTAACTTGTCTATATAAAATATGGGCTAATTGACTATACTAATCAAACTGCTGACGCACAACCAAAtttagaaattgcaccttgttTATTCTACTCTCCTTACTCGCAACAGTAATTTGAGGCCTGTACTGGGGGTAGGGGGGTTTGGTTGAACCGAGGGCCTTCAAAAGGGgggccagttgcccatccctgttatACCCGCAAGCTGTTGGTTAGAGCGCACCTGCCAATAGCAGTGGGCACGTTTGTTATATGACGCAACAATTTGTTCCGtgaggtcattctactgccaatgtttgtctatggagattgcatggctgtgggcTCAATTTtctacacttgtcagcaacgggtgtggctgaaatagccaggtccactcatttgaatgggtgtccacatacttctgttcatatacagtgcattcggaaagtattcagaccccttggctttttctaaattttgttacgttacagccttattctaaaattgattaacttgtttttttcccctcttcaatctactcacaatactccttaatgacaaagcgaaaacaggtttttagaaatgtttgcaaatgtatgcaGCAAAgacagaaatacctaatttacatatgtattcaggccctttgttatgagactcgaaattgagctcaggtgcagccattttccattgatcatccttgagatgtttctgcaacttgattggagtccacctgtggtaaattaaattgattgggcatgatctggaaaggcacacacttgtctatataaaggtcTCACAGTTTacagtgcgtgtcagagcaaaaactaagccatgaggtcgaaggcattgtctgtagagcccccgagacaggattgtgtcaaggcacagatctggggaagggtaccaaaacatttttgcagcattgaaggtctccaagaacacagtggcctccatcattcttaaatggaagaaggttggaaccactaagtctcttcctagagctggccgccctgccaaactgaacATTCGGGCCTGtacagtagagtggccagatggaagccagtcctcagtaaaaggcatatgacagccagcttgaagtttgccaaaagccacctctggtctgatgaaatcaagatagaacttggcctgaatgccaagtttgGAGGAAACGTGGTatcatccctacggtaaagcatggtggtggcagcatcatgcagtggggatgtttttcagtgtcattgactgggagactagtcaggatcaagggaaagatgaacggcgcaaagtacagagagctccgtgatgaaaaccagctccagagtgctcaggacctcagactggggcgaaggttcaccttccaacaggacaacgaccctaagcacacagccaagccaatgcaggagtggcttcgggacaagtctctgaatgtccttgagtggcccagccaaagcatggacttgaacctgatctaacatctctggggagacctgaaaatagctgtgcagcaatgttcccatccaacctgacagagcttgagaggatctgcagagaataatgggagaaactccccaaatacaggtgtgccaaacttgtagcttcatacccaagaagactctataCATGTATATTTTTTATACCTTATGTTCATTTTAGTGCTAAAtggatattgattactgcattgttgggtttggagcttgcaattaaggcatttcactgtacttgtgaacATGACATTTTAAAACATCTGGAAAGCTGCAATTCATTTTATGATACCTGAACATACTGAACAGTATAATTCAAAGCCATTTGCAAAATTTGCAAACAGTAATTTGGATGTTTAACAAAAACCACTTTGAAAGTCCTTGTTCATCTGAGGGCAAGTGTTCTTGTTTCAAACACACTATGCCATCTTTAGAGATCGGTTACTCAGAATACAAAGTAACATGATTTTcaacctaccttggctgtagtcaGGGCCGGATTACCAAACGGGGGCCCCACCTCAAGGGGgcccacaacccccccccccccccccctagcaaAAGGTGTAAAATTACAGGATTACAACTTTCTCAAccccatggaaaaatgtgtagaagaACCAAAACTTAGCTTTAAAATGGCAAAATTCTCTCTCAGCTTCCTGTCAAAATGTGAACAAAAGCATGAGATGAGCTATAAAACAATACTATTTTTTTTCTGCCCAATGGTAAaaagtgtagaattgcaggatattagccgttttcttaaaaaaaaaaaaaaaaaaggtctgTTCCTCGGGGCCTCAAATGCTGTAGTCCGGCACTGGCAGTAGTTGATTCAAGCAGGCAGTCACCCTTTCAAGACTTAATAGCCATGCTTTGTTACTGTTAGCATTCTCAGTAACACTTTACATTGTTATATAATACTTTGGTAATTGCATAGCAATGAGCTGAGAGTACACAAGGAATAGTGACTGTAATAATGCCCTTATTATGCAATTTCCAAAGTCCTATGCCACAATGTTTCTATTGTAATCAAAGTTACTACACATGTGTAGTAACTTTGTCAAGTGTTACTGCATTACCTTTGTCTCACTCATTATGAAATATATCTGTTAGTCATTTTGAAGCTACAAAAGTGGTCTGTACTAGTGTTGAGGTGATTCCATTTCCCTCATAAATTGTGTCTATGAtcataggggcggcagggtagcctagtggttagagcgttggactagtaaccggaaggttgcaagttcaaacccccgcgctgacaaggtacaaatctgtcgttctgcccctgaacaggcagttaacccactgttcctaggctgtcattgaaaataagaatttgttcttaactgacttgcctagttagataaaggtaaaaaaataaaatagatttAGACTAATTCAACTAACTGTTGTAGTTTTTGGTAGCCACCGTTTTCTCATTCAAATAACTTAATATATTCaaaatattatttgtttttctgagACCTGTATTTGAATATAATTTTTTGGGTTGCCTATTAGTTAACTTTATATAAACTATTGTATTggtcagtggcgattttagcatgtaaaacTTTGTGGggcatttttttttctttttcgaTGCACACCAGCAAAGCAACTACACTACAcatcacaacactaaacaatacatgaactgcactataatggtgacaaaccgTGCCAACAAACTGTTAGGGTTTACATAaaactgtcccaacagcagtcccaacaccttaccactgctacacctggctttcagcggagccttgtctggcagcgaaacagttaaatTCAGCCTCATTCACTTCCTGGCTTATTACAtgatttatgcagcagcatacactACACTTTTGGACTCCCATTGTTtttctgtgctcacttgaacaggaaggtgtggtggcggtccttcgtgggcaaattttgtcatcaaactttggcatcaaactttgtcatcaaagtctgtcattctctggatccagcagaagtcatgctggattgacagcatggccaatgttgaatgtttatcctatTAAGCTTGGAGAAGAGACCCTTAAaaccagacttggaccacacagccactccattgaatagcaggctttTTTTAGTGATTGCTTTACAATGCTTGTAGTTAGCCAATGATTCCTTTCAAACCACTCTTTGTGAATTtatgatttccaacttgttgtgtattgTTTGTGTCCAAtgaccgatgagcaccgatacatttgatctattatttctcttcatatgacaagaaattaaaaggatttgccagtagattgccttgattcatgatgatgaatgctagcttgctagctaagatttgaTTTTGAAAGTTTgatgtccaatcaaagctactgtagatatgtgaTTTTACATCATTTTATATGTGGCCAATgactttgagccttcttggatgggcatttTCGAGCTCTCTCCATAGATTTTgtggtgacatagtgtccccatgagtgacagaacactgagccaatcgcAGCGCAACTatagaacattaccaacccctaggCTCTGTaatttccgctggctgccccaccaccacagaaagcactgagctaggctggaacacctgcattttggagattCCTTATATAAGAAAGCAAAAaatagaccatgtttgtatgcagctttattaactcaatgatttaaaaaaaaattgttttaacaTTATTTGCAAACGGATTAATTCCAAAATAACGTGCAAAACAGGCACTAAACAGGTTTGGCTCAAAACAGGTGCTCTGATCCACCTGCCCTTGATGACGGGTCGCTACTGGTATTGGTGCATTATGATTTTGTGTGCGACCCTGGGTTGGCCTTGGTTTTAGGGAGCCTCTGAAGCCTGGTGTGCCCTGTGGTGTTTGGGTGAGTGGGATTGAGATGCGCTAAGGAGCGGTACTTGGCACGGTTGTGTCCATAATTCCATCACAGTGTGTGTGGCTTGTGGCCTGGCGGCTGGGTAAGTAGGTTGGAGGTGTCACTACCATGAGGGAAGTTGGAGGGGATGTTGCTGAGAAGAGTGCTTCTCTGTTACAGAGTTTATGGCTGCCTCAGTGACAAAACACGGTTGAGCATAGAGGGACTGGGCTCTTCGTTTGGTTCGGCTGTGGGGTGCAGGCCGAGAAATGGCCCATGCCATCAGTGTAACCAATGAGCGCGTAAGAGCCGCTACATGGTCAATCTGACGTCGTCTGCAGTGGCCGTGTAGCATTTACTGAGATGCGGTATCCGCAGAAGTCAGAGCATTCTTACTTCTTGTGTTTCGCATATCTGTTGCGAAGGGAGTTgccaaggaagtgagtttgtgtttatacagaaCCTCCCGCCCTCATCTACCACCAACCAGTCATGTCGATACGGACCGCGCCGCATTGTTACAAAATGTGGGAGGCACATGGCGATTAAGTACGAAGCACGAACCCCAAGTAAGGAGCCTCCAGATCGCATTTCCAGAGCAAGCATAACTTGGCTTCAAGTGGCTGACGAGGAACTCCAGTAAGTAGGCCTACTATTGTTAACATTTGGCAACTGATCCTATGCaccaagtattttttttaaatataattatgAAGATGAAACAAATGATCTATGAAGATAACTGTGCCAGTATGTGCAAGAGAGTAGGGTATGATGCATTATAGAATCTGGCGAgcgacagtaccagtcaaaagtttggacacacctactcatgcaaaggtttttctttatttttactattttctacattgtagaataatagtgaagatttcaaagctatgaaataacatatggaatcatgtagtaaccaaaaaggtgttagattttatatttgaggttcttcaaagtagccaccctttgccttcatgacagctttgcgcactcttgaccttctctcaaccagcttcatgagagagtcacctggaatgcatttcaattaacagacgtgccttgttaaaagttaatttgtggaatttctttccctcttaatgcatttgagcccaTTAGTTATGTGACCAGGTAGGGTTGggatacagaagatatccctatttggtaaaagaccaagtccatattaatgacaagaacagctcaaataagcaaaagagaaacgacagcccatcattactttaagacatgaaggtcagtcaatctggaaaatttcaagaactttaagtttcttcaagtgcagtcacaaaaaccatcaagtgctatgatgaaactggctcttatgaggaccgccacagaaaaggataggttcattagttaccagcttcagaaattgcagccataataaatgcttcagagttcaagtaacaggcacatctcaacatcaactgttcagaggttactgcgtgaatcaggccttcatggtcaatttgctgcaaagaaaccactactaaaggactccAGTAAGAAGatgcttgcttgggccaagaaacacgagcagtggacattagaccggtggaaatctgtcctttggtctgatgagcccaaatatgagatttttggttctaaccactgtgtctttgtgagatgagGAGCGGGttaacggattatctctgcatgtgtggttccccaCCGTAAagtatggaggaggtgtgatggtgcttttctggtgacactgtctgtgatttatttggaattcaaggcacacttaaccaacatggctaccacagcattctgcagtgatatgccatcccatctggtttgcacttagtggaactatcatttgtttttcaacaggacaatgacccaaaacacttccaggctatgtaagggctatatgaccaagaaggagagtgattgagtgctgcatcagatggcctggcctccacaatgacccgacctcaacccaattgagatgaggatgagttggaccgctgagtgaaggaaaagcagccgacaagtgctcagcatacagtatgtgggaactccttcaagactgttggaaaagcattccaggtgaagctggttgagagaatgccaagattgtgcaaagctgtcatcaaggcaaagggtggcaactttgaagaatcaaaaaaatatacaatatattttgatttgtttaacacttttttggttactacatgattccatgtgttatttcatatttttgaagtcttcactattattctacaatgtagaaaagtcaAACTaatgaaaacccttgaatgagtaggtgtgtgttaCGTTCGTTGGATGaattagaccaaggtgcagcgttgtaggCGAATATCTTACTTACTGCGAGTGAGgtagcacaggacgtactggactgaggaggcgcactggaggcctgaggcaggtggcaccgggctggtgACATGCACCTCAGGGTGAGTTCGGGGAGgtagcacaggacgtactgggctgtggaggtgtacatcagggcgagtgcggggagcagggtcaggacgtaccggactggtgacacgtaCTTCAGGGCGAGTAcgaggaggagacacaggacgtaccagactggggaggcgcactggaggcctgatgcgtgggaccggccCAGAttgcaccggactgatgacacgctccTCCAAATACTcctcgccaactccattctccggtatccctcctcgcactgttcTACTGAATGCCATacgggctctggcactctccctgggtcgaccgaccccccccccccacacacacacacaattttttgggggactgtcCTTTGGGCTGTCTTTGTGGACACGAACCCCGGTGTTGTCGTTGTTCCTCCCTCGCTGCCTCCGTCtgctcccatggaaggcgatcccttCCGGCCATGacctcctcccacgtccaggatcctttaccaTCCAAGATATCTTCCCATGTCCAGGATgtctgctcctcctggccacgctgcttggtcccacgctgcttggtccatttgtggtgggatcttctgttacgCTCATTGGATGaattagaccaaggtgcagagtggTAGGCGAACATCTTACTTTATTAAAAATGAACACCGAAAAaccaacaaaatacaaaacgaccgtaaagttctgcaggctacacagcacctatacaaaatcaagatcccacaaactaaaggggggaaaaaggctgccaaagtatgatccccaa
This is a stretch of genomic DNA from Oncorhynchus clarkii lewisi isolate Uvic-CL-2024 chromosome 17, UVic_Ocla_1.0, whole genome shotgun sequence. It encodes these proteins:
- the LOC139369744 gene encoding parathyroid hormone 4-like, with amino-acid sequence MLVSQKHVQAVAVMVLVVFTVGHCQENENRRAVTEHQLMHDRGRTIQSLKRLIWLSSAMEGLHTAQTRSSSLLPPTALNLIPRYTPGLSPALKPHSAGSQSGEASNNHKGSLERLMKNFFSPNLMDLSEGEP